Proteins from a single region of Callithrix jacchus isolate 240 chromosome 12, calJac240_pri, whole genome shotgun sequence:
- the HKDC1 gene encoding hexokinase HKDC1 isoform X3, which produces MFAVHLMAFYFSKLKEDQIKKVDRFLYHMRLSDDTLLDIMRRFQAEMEKGLAKDMNPTAAVKMLPTFVRAIPDGSEKGEFLSLDLGGSKFRVLKVQVAEEGKRHVQMESQFYPTPSEVIRGNGTELFEYVADCLADFMKTKGLKHKKLPLGLTFSFPCRQTKLEEGVLISWTKKFKARGVQDTDVVSRLTKAMRRHKDMDVDILALVNDTVGTMMTCAYDDPHCEVGVIIGTGTNACYMEDMSNIDLVEGDEGRMCINTEWGAFGDDGALEDIRTEFDRELDLGSLNPGKQLFEKMISGLYLGELVRLVLLKMAKAGLLFGGEKSSALHTKGKIETRHVAAMEKYKEGLANAREILVDLGLEPSEADCIAVQHVCTIVSFRSANLCAAALAAILTRLQENKKVERLRTTVGVDGTLYKIHPQYPKRLHKVVRKLVPSCDVRFLLSESGSTKGAAMVTAVASRVQAQRKQIDEVLALFRLTQEQLVDVQAKMRAELEYGLKKKNHTLATVRMLPTYVCGLPDGTEKGKFLALDLGGTNFRVLLVKIRSGRRSVRMYNKIFAIPLGIMQGTGEELFDHIVQCIADFLDYMGLKGAPLPLGFTFSFPCRQMSIDKGALIGWTKGFKATDCEGEDVVDMLREAIKRRNEFDLDIVALVNDTVGTMMTCGYEDPNCEIGLIAGTGSNLCYMEDMRNIEMVEGDDGKMCINTEWGGFGDNGCIEDIRTRYDTEVDEGSLNPGKQRYEKMTSGMYLGEIVRQILIDLTKQGLLFRGQISERLRTRGIFETKFLSQIESFSRILQETVKELAPQCDVTFMLSEDGSGKGAALITAVAKRIQQARKEN; this is translated from the exons AAAAGGGGGAGTTCCTTTCCCTGGATCTTGGAGGGTCCAAGTTTCGAGTGCTGAAGGTTCAAGTCGCTGAAGAGGGGAAGCGGCACGTGCAGATGGAGAGTCAGTTCTACCCAACGCCCAGTGAAGTCATCCGCGGGAATGGCACGGAG CTGTTTGAATATGTAGCTGACTGTCTGGCAGATTTCATGAAGACCAAAGGTTTAAAGCATAAGAAATTGCCCCTTGGCTTAACTTTTTCTTTCCCCTGCCGACAGACGAAATTGGAAGAG GGTGTCCTGATTTCATGGACAAAGAAGTTTAAGGCAAGAGGAGTTCAGGACACAGATGTGGTGAGCCGTCTGACCAAAGCCATGAGAAGACACAAG GACATGGACGTGGACATCCTGGCTCTGGTCAATGACACTGTGGGGACCATGATGACCTGTGCGTATGATGACCCCCACTGCGAAGTTGGTGTCATCATTG GAACTGGCACCAATGCGTGTTACATGGAGGACATGAGCAACATTGACCTGGTGGAGGGCGACGAGGGCAGGATGTGCATCAACACAGAGTGGGGGGCCTTCGGGGATGACGGGGCCCTGGAGGACATTCGCACCGAGTTCGACAGGGAGCTGGACCTCGGCTCTCTCAACCCAGGAAAGCAACT GTTCGAGAAGATGATCAGTGGCCTGTACCTGGGGGAGCTTGTCAGGCTCGTCTTGCTGAAGATGGCCAAGGCTGGCCTCCTGTTCGGCGGTGAGAAATCCTCTGCTCTCCACACTAAGGGCAAGATCGAAACACGGCACGTAGCTGCCATGGAGAA GTATAAAGAAGGCCTTGCCAATGCAAGAGAGATCCTGGTGGATCTGGGCCTGGAGCCGTCTGAGGCCGACTGCATTGCCGTCCAGCATGTCTGCACAATCGTCTCCTTCCGCTCCGCCAACCTCTGTGCAGCAGCCCTGGCGGCCATCCTGACACGCCTTCAGGAGAACAAGAAGGTGGAACGGCTGCGGACCACAGTGGGCGTGGATGGCACCCTCTACAAGATCCACCCTCA GTACCCAAAACGCCTGCATAAGGTGGTGAGGAAACTGGTCCCAAGCTGTGACGTCCGCTTCCTCCTGTCAGAGAGTGGCAGCACCAAGGGGGCCGCCATGGTGACTGCGGTGGCCTCCCGCGTGCAGGCCCAGCGGAAGCAGATTGACGAGGTGCTGGCTTTGTTCCGGCTGACCCAAGAGCAGCTCGTGGACGTGCAGGCCAAGATGCGGGCTGAGCTGGAGTACGGGCTGAAGAAGAAGAACCACACACTGGCCACGGTCAGGATGCTGCCCACCTATGTCTGCGGGCTGCCGGACGGCACAG AGAAAGGAAAGTTCCTCGCCCTAGATCTTGGGGGAACCAACTTCCGCGTCCTCCTCGTGAAGATCAGAAGTGGACGGAGGTCAGTACGAATGTACAACAAGATCTTCGCCATTCCCCTGGGGATCATGCAGGGCACTGGTGAGGAG CTCTTTGACCACATTGTGCAGTGCATTGCCGACTTCCTGGACTACATGGGCCTCAAGGGAGCCCCCCTACCTTTGGGCTTCACGTTCTCATTTCCCTGCAGGCAGATGAGCATTGACAAG GGAGCACTCATAGGGTGGACCAAAGGCTTCAAGGCCACTGACTGTGAAGGGGAGGACGTGGTGGACATGCTCAGGGAAGCCATCAAGAGGAGAAAT gAGTTTGACTTGGACATTGTTGCACTTGTGAATGATACAGTGGGGACCATGATGACCTGTGGCTATGAAGATCCTAATTGTGAGATTGGCCTGATTGCAG GAACAGGCAGCAACCTGTGCTACATGGAGGACATGAGGAACATTGAGATGGTGGAGGGGGATGACGGGAAGATGTGCATCAACACAGAGTGGGGAGGATTTGGAGACAATGGCTGCATAGAGGACATCCGGACCCGATACGACACGGAGGTGGACGAGGGCTCCTTGAATCCTGGCAAGCAGAG ATACGAGAAAATGACCAGTGGGATGTACCTGGGGGAGATCGTACGGCAGATCCTGATCGACCTGACCAAGCAGGGTCTCCTCTTCAGAGGGCAGATTTCAGAGCGTCTCCGGACCAGGGGCATCTTTGAAACCAAGTTCCTGTCCCAGATCGAAAG CTTTTCTAGAATATTGCAGGAAACTGTGAAGGAACTAGCCCCTCAATGTGATGTGACATTCATGCTGTCAGAAGATGGCAGTGGAAAAGGGGCAGCGCTGATCACTGCTGTGGCGAAGAGAATACAGCAGGCACGGAAGGAGAACTAG
- the HKDC1 gene encoding hexokinase HKDC1 isoform X1, translated as MFAVHLMAFYFSKLKEDQIKKVDRFLYHMRLSDDTLLDIMRRFQAEMEKGLAKDMNPTAAVKMLPTFVRAIPDGSEKGEFLSLDLGGSKFRVLKVQVAEEGKRHVQMESQFYPTPSEVIRGNGTELFEYVADCLADFMKTKGLKHKKLPLGLTFSFPCRQTKLEEGVLISWTKKFKARGVQDTDVVSRLTKAMRRHKDMDVDILALVNDTVGTMMTCAYDDPHCEVGVIIGTGTNACYMEDMSNIDLVEGDEGRMCINTEWGAFGDDGALEDIRTEFDRELDLGSLNPGKQLFEKMISGLYLGELVRLVLLKMAKAGLLFGGEKSSALHTKGKIETRHVAAMEKYKEGLANAREILVDLGLEPSEADCIAVQHVCTIVSFRSANLCAAALAAILTRLQENKKVERLRTTVGVDGTLYKIHPQYPKRLHKVVRKLVPSCDVRFLLSESGSTKGAAMVTAVASRVQAQRKQIDEVLALFRLTQEQLVDVQAKMRAELEYGLKKKNHTLATVRMLPTYVCGLPDGTEKGKFLALDLGGTNFRVLLVKIRSGRRSVRMYNKIFAIPLGIMQGTGEELFDHIVQCIADFLDYMGLKGAPLPLGFTFSFPCRQMSIDKGALIGWTKGFKATDCEGEDVVDMLREAIKRRNEFDLDIVALVNDTVGTMMTCGYEDPNCEIGLIAGTGSNLCYMEDMRNIEMVEGDDGKMCINTEWGGFGDNGCIEDIRTRYDTEVDEGSLNPGKQRYEKMTSGMYLGEIVRQILIDLTKQGLLFRGQISERLRTRGIFETKFLSQIESDRLALLQVRRILQELGLDSTCEDSIVVKEVCGAVSRRAAQLCGAGLAAVVEKRREDQGLEHLKITVGVDGTLYKLHPHFSRILQETVKELAPQCDVTFMLSEDGSGKGAALITAVAKRIQQARKEN; from the exons AAAAGGGGGAGTTCCTTTCCCTGGATCTTGGAGGGTCCAAGTTTCGAGTGCTGAAGGTTCAAGTCGCTGAAGAGGGGAAGCGGCACGTGCAGATGGAGAGTCAGTTCTACCCAACGCCCAGTGAAGTCATCCGCGGGAATGGCACGGAG CTGTTTGAATATGTAGCTGACTGTCTGGCAGATTTCATGAAGACCAAAGGTTTAAAGCATAAGAAATTGCCCCTTGGCTTAACTTTTTCTTTCCCCTGCCGACAGACGAAATTGGAAGAG GGTGTCCTGATTTCATGGACAAAGAAGTTTAAGGCAAGAGGAGTTCAGGACACAGATGTGGTGAGCCGTCTGACCAAAGCCATGAGAAGACACAAG GACATGGACGTGGACATCCTGGCTCTGGTCAATGACACTGTGGGGACCATGATGACCTGTGCGTATGATGACCCCCACTGCGAAGTTGGTGTCATCATTG GAACTGGCACCAATGCGTGTTACATGGAGGACATGAGCAACATTGACCTGGTGGAGGGCGACGAGGGCAGGATGTGCATCAACACAGAGTGGGGGGCCTTCGGGGATGACGGGGCCCTGGAGGACATTCGCACCGAGTTCGACAGGGAGCTGGACCTCGGCTCTCTCAACCCAGGAAAGCAACT GTTCGAGAAGATGATCAGTGGCCTGTACCTGGGGGAGCTTGTCAGGCTCGTCTTGCTGAAGATGGCCAAGGCTGGCCTCCTGTTCGGCGGTGAGAAATCCTCTGCTCTCCACACTAAGGGCAAGATCGAAACACGGCACGTAGCTGCCATGGAGAA GTATAAAGAAGGCCTTGCCAATGCAAGAGAGATCCTGGTGGATCTGGGCCTGGAGCCGTCTGAGGCCGACTGCATTGCCGTCCAGCATGTCTGCACAATCGTCTCCTTCCGCTCCGCCAACCTCTGTGCAGCAGCCCTGGCGGCCATCCTGACACGCCTTCAGGAGAACAAGAAGGTGGAACGGCTGCGGACCACAGTGGGCGTGGATGGCACCCTCTACAAGATCCACCCTCA GTACCCAAAACGCCTGCATAAGGTGGTGAGGAAACTGGTCCCAAGCTGTGACGTCCGCTTCCTCCTGTCAGAGAGTGGCAGCACCAAGGGGGCCGCCATGGTGACTGCGGTGGCCTCCCGCGTGCAGGCCCAGCGGAAGCAGATTGACGAGGTGCTGGCTTTGTTCCGGCTGACCCAAGAGCAGCTCGTGGACGTGCAGGCCAAGATGCGGGCTGAGCTGGAGTACGGGCTGAAGAAGAAGAACCACACACTGGCCACGGTCAGGATGCTGCCCACCTATGTCTGCGGGCTGCCGGACGGCACAG AGAAAGGAAAGTTCCTCGCCCTAGATCTTGGGGGAACCAACTTCCGCGTCCTCCTCGTGAAGATCAGAAGTGGACGGAGGTCAGTACGAATGTACAACAAGATCTTCGCCATTCCCCTGGGGATCATGCAGGGCACTGGTGAGGAG CTCTTTGACCACATTGTGCAGTGCATTGCCGACTTCCTGGACTACATGGGCCTCAAGGGAGCCCCCCTACCTTTGGGCTTCACGTTCTCATTTCCCTGCAGGCAGATGAGCATTGACAAG GGAGCACTCATAGGGTGGACCAAAGGCTTCAAGGCCACTGACTGTGAAGGGGAGGACGTGGTGGACATGCTCAGGGAAGCCATCAAGAGGAGAAAT gAGTTTGACTTGGACATTGTTGCACTTGTGAATGATACAGTGGGGACCATGATGACCTGTGGCTATGAAGATCCTAATTGTGAGATTGGCCTGATTGCAG GAACAGGCAGCAACCTGTGCTACATGGAGGACATGAGGAACATTGAGATGGTGGAGGGGGATGACGGGAAGATGTGCATCAACACAGAGTGGGGAGGATTTGGAGACAATGGCTGCATAGAGGACATCCGGACCCGATACGACACGGAGGTGGACGAGGGCTCCTTGAATCCTGGCAAGCAGAG ATACGAGAAAATGACCAGTGGGATGTACCTGGGGGAGATCGTACGGCAGATCCTGATCGACCTGACCAAGCAGGGTCTCCTCTTCAGAGGGCAGATTTCAGAGCGTCTCCGGACCAGGGGCATCTTTGAAACCAAGTTCCTGTCCCAGATCGAAAG CGATCGGCTGGCCCTCCTCCAGGTCAGGAGGATTCTGCAGGAGCTGGGCTTGGACAGCACATGTGAGGACAGCATTGTGGTGAAGGAGGTGTGCGGAGCTGTGTCCCGGCGGGCAGCCCAGCTCTGTGGTGCTGGCCTGGCCGCCGTAgtggaaaaaaggagagaagaccaGGGGCTGGAACACCTGAAGATCACTGTGGGTGTGGATGGCACCCTGTACAAGCTGCACCCTCA CTTTTCTAGAATATTGCAGGAAACTGTGAAGGAACTAGCCCCTCAATGTGATGTGACATTCATGCTGTCAGAAGATGGCAGTGGAAAAGGGGCAGCGCTGATCACTGCTGTGGCGAAGAGAATACAGCAGGCACGGAAGGAGAACTAG
- the HKDC1 gene encoding hexokinase HKDC1 isoform X2: protein MRLSDDTLLDIMRRFQAEMEKGLAKDMNPTAAVKMLPTFVRAIPDGSEKGEFLSLDLGGSKFRVLKVQVAEEGKRHVQMESQFYPTPSEVIRGNGTELFEYVADCLADFMKTKGLKHKKLPLGLTFSFPCRQTKLEEGVLISWTKKFKARGVQDTDVVSRLTKAMRRHKDMDVDILALVNDTVGTMMTCAYDDPHCEVGVIIGTGTNACYMEDMSNIDLVEGDEGRMCINTEWGAFGDDGALEDIRTEFDRELDLGSLNPGKQLFEKMISGLYLGELVRLVLLKMAKAGLLFGGEKSSALHTKGKIETRHVAAMEKYKEGLANAREILVDLGLEPSEADCIAVQHVCTIVSFRSANLCAAALAAILTRLQENKKVERLRTTVGVDGTLYKIHPQYPKRLHKVVRKLVPSCDVRFLLSESGSTKGAAMVTAVASRVQAQRKQIDEVLALFRLTQEQLVDVQAKMRAELEYGLKKKNHTLATVRMLPTYVCGLPDGTEKGKFLALDLGGTNFRVLLVKIRSGRRSVRMYNKIFAIPLGIMQGTGEELFDHIVQCIADFLDYMGLKGAPLPLGFTFSFPCRQMSIDKGALIGWTKGFKATDCEGEDVVDMLREAIKRRNEFDLDIVALVNDTVGTMMTCGYEDPNCEIGLIAGTGSNLCYMEDMRNIEMVEGDDGKMCINTEWGGFGDNGCIEDIRTRYDTEVDEGSLNPGKQRYEKMTSGMYLGEIVRQILIDLTKQGLLFRGQISERLRTRGIFETKFLSQIESDRLALLQVRRILQELGLDSTCEDSIVVKEVCGAVSRRAAQLCGAGLAAVVEKRREDQGLEHLKITVGVDGTLYKLHPHFSRILQETVKELAPQCDVTFMLSEDGSGKGAALITAVAKRIQQARKEN from the exons AAAAGGGGGAGTTCCTTTCCCTGGATCTTGGAGGGTCCAAGTTTCGAGTGCTGAAGGTTCAAGTCGCTGAAGAGGGGAAGCGGCACGTGCAGATGGAGAGTCAGTTCTACCCAACGCCCAGTGAAGTCATCCGCGGGAATGGCACGGAG CTGTTTGAATATGTAGCTGACTGTCTGGCAGATTTCATGAAGACCAAAGGTTTAAAGCATAAGAAATTGCCCCTTGGCTTAACTTTTTCTTTCCCCTGCCGACAGACGAAATTGGAAGAG GGTGTCCTGATTTCATGGACAAAGAAGTTTAAGGCAAGAGGAGTTCAGGACACAGATGTGGTGAGCCGTCTGACCAAAGCCATGAGAAGACACAAG GACATGGACGTGGACATCCTGGCTCTGGTCAATGACACTGTGGGGACCATGATGACCTGTGCGTATGATGACCCCCACTGCGAAGTTGGTGTCATCATTG GAACTGGCACCAATGCGTGTTACATGGAGGACATGAGCAACATTGACCTGGTGGAGGGCGACGAGGGCAGGATGTGCATCAACACAGAGTGGGGGGCCTTCGGGGATGACGGGGCCCTGGAGGACATTCGCACCGAGTTCGACAGGGAGCTGGACCTCGGCTCTCTCAACCCAGGAAAGCAACT GTTCGAGAAGATGATCAGTGGCCTGTACCTGGGGGAGCTTGTCAGGCTCGTCTTGCTGAAGATGGCCAAGGCTGGCCTCCTGTTCGGCGGTGAGAAATCCTCTGCTCTCCACACTAAGGGCAAGATCGAAACACGGCACGTAGCTGCCATGGAGAA GTATAAAGAAGGCCTTGCCAATGCAAGAGAGATCCTGGTGGATCTGGGCCTGGAGCCGTCTGAGGCCGACTGCATTGCCGTCCAGCATGTCTGCACAATCGTCTCCTTCCGCTCCGCCAACCTCTGTGCAGCAGCCCTGGCGGCCATCCTGACACGCCTTCAGGAGAACAAGAAGGTGGAACGGCTGCGGACCACAGTGGGCGTGGATGGCACCCTCTACAAGATCCACCCTCA GTACCCAAAACGCCTGCATAAGGTGGTGAGGAAACTGGTCCCAAGCTGTGACGTCCGCTTCCTCCTGTCAGAGAGTGGCAGCACCAAGGGGGCCGCCATGGTGACTGCGGTGGCCTCCCGCGTGCAGGCCCAGCGGAAGCAGATTGACGAGGTGCTGGCTTTGTTCCGGCTGACCCAAGAGCAGCTCGTGGACGTGCAGGCCAAGATGCGGGCTGAGCTGGAGTACGGGCTGAAGAAGAAGAACCACACACTGGCCACGGTCAGGATGCTGCCCACCTATGTCTGCGGGCTGCCGGACGGCACAG AGAAAGGAAAGTTCCTCGCCCTAGATCTTGGGGGAACCAACTTCCGCGTCCTCCTCGTGAAGATCAGAAGTGGACGGAGGTCAGTACGAATGTACAACAAGATCTTCGCCATTCCCCTGGGGATCATGCAGGGCACTGGTGAGGAG CTCTTTGACCACATTGTGCAGTGCATTGCCGACTTCCTGGACTACATGGGCCTCAAGGGAGCCCCCCTACCTTTGGGCTTCACGTTCTCATTTCCCTGCAGGCAGATGAGCATTGACAAG GGAGCACTCATAGGGTGGACCAAAGGCTTCAAGGCCACTGACTGTGAAGGGGAGGACGTGGTGGACATGCTCAGGGAAGCCATCAAGAGGAGAAAT gAGTTTGACTTGGACATTGTTGCACTTGTGAATGATACAGTGGGGACCATGATGACCTGTGGCTATGAAGATCCTAATTGTGAGATTGGCCTGATTGCAG GAACAGGCAGCAACCTGTGCTACATGGAGGACATGAGGAACATTGAGATGGTGGAGGGGGATGACGGGAAGATGTGCATCAACACAGAGTGGGGAGGATTTGGAGACAATGGCTGCATAGAGGACATCCGGACCCGATACGACACGGAGGTGGACGAGGGCTCCTTGAATCCTGGCAAGCAGAG ATACGAGAAAATGACCAGTGGGATGTACCTGGGGGAGATCGTACGGCAGATCCTGATCGACCTGACCAAGCAGGGTCTCCTCTTCAGAGGGCAGATTTCAGAGCGTCTCCGGACCAGGGGCATCTTTGAAACCAAGTTCCTGTCCCAGATCGAAAG CGATCGGCTGGCCCTCCTCCAGGTCAGGAGGATTCTGCAGGAGCTGGGCTTGGACAGCACATGTGAGGACAGCATTGTGGTGAAGGAGGTGTGCGGAGCTGTGTCCCGGCGGGCAGCCCAGCTCTGTGGTGCTGGCCTGGCCGCCGTAgtggaaaaaaggagagaagaccaGGGGCTGGAACACCTGAAGATCACTGTGGGTGTGGATGGCACCCTGTACAAGCTGCACCCTCA CTTTTCTAGAATATTGCAGGAAACTGTGAAGGAACTAGCCCCTCAATGTGATGTGACATTCATGCTGTCAGAAGATGGCAGTGGAAAAGGGGCAGCGCTGATCACTGCTGTGGCGAAGAGAATACAGCAGGCACGGAAGGAGAACTAG